A single region of the Salvelinus sp. IW2-2015 linkage group LG20, ASM291031v2, whole genome shotgun sequence genome encodes:
- the thoc6 gene encoding THO complex subunit 6 homolog: protein MGPVEHLHMSVFSQSFSPCGRFLAAGNNYGEIAVFSLSSALSPDATDLSQTPILTFTAHEGPVFSLFSTDSHLLSAGNGEISAWSWAELIKRNTKAAWTRRPNYKSSLEIPEINAMSINSTVKSLVIGRGDNNIHIMDLESGVFKSVLQGHTDYIHCLSVREREGEILSGGEDGAVRIWDHRTGQSVHCIEVYKYEECARPQYGKWISCLTTESDWMLCGGGPSLSLWHLRSMSPTSIFPLSGCQRQANFYQDMILSVGEGQCVSHCLLGGEVKAQIPCTPHSLNTLALNLNSTDNRVLTVGGSSHQIDVFTNLSYRTFSLSF from the exons ATGGGTCCTGTCGAG CACCTCCACATGTCAGTGTTCTCCCAGAGTTTCTCTCCCTGTGGTCGCTTCCTAGCCGCCGGCAACAACTACGGCGAGATAGCGGTGTTCAG tctctcctcAGCGCTTAGCCCAGATGCTACAGATCTGAGCCAGACACCCATCCTCACATTTACTG CTCACGAGGGgcccgtcttctctctcttctccacggACTCTCACCTCCTGAGTGCCGGCAATGGAGAGATTAGTGCATGGAGCTGGGCTGAACTTATCAAGCGG aataCCAAGGCTGCTTGGACAAGGAGGCCAAATTACAA ATCCAGCCTGGAGATCCCAGAGATCAATGCCATGTCTATCAATTCCACTGTGA AGAGTCTAGTGATTGGTAGAGGGGACAATAACATCCACATAATGGATCTGGAAAGTGGTGTCTTTAAG tCAGTTCTGCAGGGCCATACAGACTACATCCACTgtctgagtgtgagagagagggagggggagatccTCTCTGGGGGTGAGGATGGCGCTGTCAGGATATGGG ACCACAGGACCGGCCAATCCGTGCACTGCATTGAAGTCTACAAATATGAG GAATGCGCCCGCCCCCAATATGGCAAGTGGATCAGCTGCCTGACGACAGAATCTGATTGGATG CTCTGTGGAGGaggcccatccctctctctatggCACCTCCGCTCCATGTCACCCAcctccatcttccctctctccgGATGCCAGCGACAAGCCAACTTTTACCAGGACatg ATCTTGTCGGTGGGCGAGGGCCAGTGTGTGTCCCACTGTCTCCTGGGGGGAGAGGTAAAGGCTCAGATACCCTGTACCCCCCACTCCCTCAACACGCTGGCACTGAACCTCAACAGCACTGATAACAGG GTGCTCACAGTAGGTGGAAGCAGTCACCAGATAGACGTATTCACCAACCTGTCCTACAGAACCTTCTCGCTGTCtttctga
- the si:dkey-16l2.16 gene encoding ras-related protein Rab-35 codes for MAGPGKDYNHLFKLLIIGDSNVGKSSLLLRFADNSFSGSYITTIGVDFKIRTVDIDGERVKLQIWDTAGQERFRTITSTYYRNTHGVIIVYDVTNPESFVNVKRWLNEITQNCDNVCKILVGNKNDDPSKKQVDSQDAMRFGESVGVRVFETSAKENINVEEMFMAFTHMVLRTKKQSQSRAEREREREKETVDINSHRHRERRKRGKKCC; via the exons ATGGCGGGGCCGGGAAAGGACTACAACCATCTCTTCAAACTGCTCATCATTGGAGACTCCA ATGTAGGAAAAAGCAGTCTACTACTACGATTTGCAGATAACTCCTTCTCTG GTAGCTACATCACTACGATCGGCGTGGATTTTAAGATCCGTACGGTGGACATCGACGGGGAGCGAGTCAAACTGCAGATCTGGGACACGGCGGGCCAGGAGCGCTTTAGGACCATCACCTCGAC GTATTACAGAAATACCCACGGCGTGATTATTGTTTACGACGTCACCAACCCAGAGTCGTTTGTGAACGTGAAGAGGTGGCTTAATGAGATCACTCAGAACTGTGACAACGTCTGTAAGATCCTAG TGGGGAACAAGAATGACGACCCCTCCAAGAAGCAGGTGGACTCCCAGGATGCAATGCGTTTCGGGGAGTCGGTGGGCGTCCGGGTATTTGAGACGAGTGCCAAAGAAAATATCAACGTGGAAGAG atGTTTATGGCTTTCACTCACATGGTCCTTCGGACAAAGAAGCAGAGTCAGAGTcgtgcagagagagagcgggaacgaGAGAAGGAAACGGTCGACATCAactctcacagacacagagagaggaggaagagggggaagaagtgttgctga